A genome region from Nocardia sp. NBC_00565 includes the following:
- a CDS encoding MCE family protein, which translates to MRGLGSPLTKLIIFVIVTIFATTILGLSIANYSGGGTAFKARFTDVTSLNPGDEVRIAGVRVGKVTSVSIVDKRQAEVGFELTDRNWLPASTTATIRYRNLVGQRYIALEQGAGEQGRKLNKGATIGLEHTRPALNLTTLFNGFRPLFQTLTADDVNKLSYEIIQVFQGEQGTIHDLVATTANLTNKIADKDAVIGDLVRNLTAVLNAVNEREGQFDQLIVNTEALVSGLAAERDTIGSSVTSLGNLASATADLLVPTRPTLQGSIAGLSQLTGTLDERKDEVNTALTNLPIKMEKLGRAGSYGSWFQFYLCGIDIVVGPGAVDAPQLNLPAGLPTVNQPLYTNAAPRCQGKGGH; encoded by the coding sequence ATGCGCGGCCTCGGATCGCCGCTGACCAAGCTCATCATCTTTGTCATCGTCACGATTTTCGCGACGACGATCCTCGGGCTCTCGATCGCCAACTACTCCGGCGGCGGCACCGCGTTCAAGGCGCGATTCACCGATGTCACGTCGCTCAATCCGGGTGACGAGGTGCGCATCGCCGGTGTGCGGGTCGGCAAGGTCACCAGCGTCTCGATCGTGGACAAGCGCCAGGCCGAGGTCGGTTTCGAACTGACCGACCGCAATTGGCTGCCCGCCTCCACGACGGCGACCATCCGCTACCGAAACCTGGTCGGCCAGCGCTATATCGCCCTCGAGCAGGGTGCGGGCGAGCAGGGCCGCAAGCTCAACAAGGGCGCGACCATTGGGCTCGAGCACACCAGGCCCGCGCTGAATCTGACCACCCTGTTCAACGGCTTCCGTCCGTTGTTCCAGACGCTCACCGCCGATGATGTGAACAAGCTGTCCTACGAGATAATCCAGGTCTTCCAGGGCGAGCAGGGCACCATCCACGATCTGGTGGCGACCACCGCGAACCTGACCAACAAGATCGCCGACAAGGACGCCGTCATCGGTGATCTGGTGCGGAATCTGACGGCGGTGCTCAACGCCGTCAACGAGCGCGAGGGCCAGTTCGATCAACTGATCGTCAATACCGAGGCGCTGGTCAGCGGGCTGGCCGCCGAGCGCGACACGATCGGCAGTTCGGTCACCTCGCTGGGCAATCTGGCCTCGGCCACCGCGGATCTGCTCGTGCCGACCCGCCCGACGCTGCAGGGCTCGATCGCCGGGCTCAGCCAGCTGACCGGCACTCTCGACGAGCGCAAGGATGAAGTGAACACGGCACTGACCAACCTGCCGATCAAGATGGAAAAGCTCGGCCGTGCCGGCAGCTACGGCTCCTGGTTCCAGTTCTATCTCTGCGGTATCGACATCGTGGTCGGGCCGGGCGCGGTGGACGCGCCGCAGCTCAACCTCCCCGCCGGACTGCCGACGGTCAACCAGCCGCTCTACACCAACGCCGCGCCGCGCTGCCAAGGGAAGGGTGGTCACTGA
- a CDS encoding MlaE family ABC transporter permease: MPVNIIDRAGDQMSFYSKAIAWIPRTAVHYRKEVMRLLAEVTFGSGALAVIGGTIGVIVFMSGSVGVVVGLQGFKALDSLGSSVLTGFLTAYINTREIAPLVAALALSATVGCGFTAQLGAMRISEEIDALEVMAVPGVPFLVTTRVIAGFLAVIPLYIVGLLGTFLASRMISIWFNGQSSGSYDHYFSLFLPPEDVLYSFVKVLVFAFVIIMVHCYYGFNATGGPAGVGVAVGRAVRAAIVLVNVLDFFLSLAIWGTTTTVRVAG, from the coding sequence ATGCCGGTGAACATCATCGACCGCGCCGGCGATCAGATGTCGTTCTACTCCAAGGCCATTGCCTGGATTCCGCGCACCGCCGTGCACTACCGCAAGGAGGTCATGCGGCTGCTGGCCGAGGTGACCTTCGGCAGCGGTGCGCTGGCCGTCATCGGCGGCACCATCGGCGTCATCGTGTTCATGTCCGGTTCGGTCGGCGTCGTCGTCGGCCTGCAGGGCTTCAAGGCACTGGACTCGCTCGGCAGCTCGGTGCTGACCGGCTTCCTCACCGCCTACATCAACACTCGCGAGATCGCGCCGCTGGTCGCCGCGTTGGCGCTATCGGCAACGGTCGGTTGTGGTTTCACCGCCCAGCTCGGCGCGATGCGGATATCCGAGGAGATCGACGCGCTCGAGGTGATGGCGGTGCCCGGTGTGCCGTTCCTGGTCACCACCCGGGTGATCGCGGGCTTCCTCGCGGTCATCCCGCTCTACATCGTCGGCCTGCTCGGCACGTTCCTGGCATCGCGGATGATCAGCATCTGGTTCAACGGACAGTCCAGTGGCTCCTATGACCACTATTTCAGTCTGTTCCTGCCACCCGAAGACGTCTTGTATTCATTCGTCAAAGTGCTGGTCTTCGCGTTCGTGATCATCATGGTGCACTGCTATTACGGCTTCAACGCCACCGGCGGACCGGCCGGAGTCGGCGTCGCCGTTGGCCGCGCGGTGCGCGCGGCGATCGTGTTGGTGAACGTGCTCGACTTCTTCCTCAGCCTCGCCATCTGGGGCACCACCACGACAGTGCGGGTCGCCGGATGA
- a CDS encoding MCE family protein: MRSSGRGTKAAIVIGVIAALVAAGVLWWVFDRMTTTKITAYFDRSVGIYEGSDVRILGVPVGSVDSVEPQGDQVKVVMSVDRSFDVPADAKAAQITPSIVSDRYIQLTPVYTGGPKMARTATIPRERTVTPVEVDQLYKSITELSDALGPNGANKEGAVNELVRTSAANLAGNGEALANTITQLSRATRYLGDTRGDIFDTVKNLQTFVTMLAQNDQQVRQFNVQLADLSTFLAGERQNLGAALNLLSVALGDVARFIDENRDLVQQNAQGLTTLTATLAKQRDDLAATLPVLPLALSNLINIHNAESGTLDMRANFTDLQDPFGVVCKMLDLSKLMPGDPKFEALGKQMRPILEHCKEITDQITAGVQTPTLILPFGILSNENEQRAPVPGTVPGTPSDQLPPSQGGGQR, from the coding sequence CTGCGGTCGTCGGGTCGCGGCACCAAGGCGGCCATCGTGATCGGCGTGATCGCGGCGCTGGTCGCGGCCGGAGTGCTCTGGTGGGTCTTCGACCGGATGACCACGACCAAGATCACCGCGTATTTCGACCGCTCCGTCGGCATCTACGAGGGTTCGGATGTGCGGATCCTCGGCGTGCCGGTTGGCAGTGTGGATTCCGTTGAGCCGCAAGGTGATCAGGTCAAGGTCGTGATGAGCGTCGACCGCAGTTTCGACGTCCCCGCGGACGCCAAGGCCGCGCAGATCACGCCCTCGATCGTCTCCGATCGCTACATCCAGCTGACCCCGGTCTACACCGGCGGGCCGAAAATGGCGCGCACCGCGACCATTCCGCGCGAGCGCACGGTCACCCCGGTCGAGGTCGACCAGCTGTACAAGAGCATCACCGAACTCTCGGATGCGTTGGGCCCCAACGGCGCCAACAAAGAGGGCGCGGTGAACGAATTGGTGCGCACTTCGGCCGCGAACCTGGCGGGCAACGGAGAGGCGTTGGCCAACACCATCACTCAGCTCTCGCGCGCGACGCGGTACCTGGGTGACACCCGCGGCGATATCTTCGACACGGTCAAAAATCTGCAGACCTTCGTCACCATGCTGGCCCAGAACGACCAGCAGGTGCGGCAGTTCAATGTCCAGCTCGCGGATCTGTCCACCTTCCTCGCGGGGGAGCGGCAGAACCTGGGCGCGGCGCTGAACCTGCTGTCGGTCGCGCTGGGCGATGTCGCCCGGTTCATCGATGAGAACCGCGATCTGGTCCAACAGAACGCGCAGGGCCTGACCACGCTCACCGCGACGCTGGCCAAGCAGCGCGATGATCTGGCCGCCACGTTGCCGGTGCTGCCGCTGGCGCTGAGCAACCTGATCAATATCCACAACGCGGAGTCCGGCACGCTCGATATGCGCGCCAACTTCACTGATCTGCAGGACCCGTTCGGCGTGGTGTGCAAGATGCTGGATCTGAGCAAGCTGATGCCGGGCGATCCGAAGTTCGAGGCGCTCGGCAAGCAGATGCGCCCGATCCTGGAGCACTGCAAGGAGATCACCGATCAGATCACCGCGGGCGTGCAGACGCCGACGTTGATCCTGCCCTTCGGCATCCTCAGCAATGAGAACGAACAGCGCGCTCCGGTGCCGGGGACCGTTCCGGGTACCCCGTCCGATCAACTTCCGCCCTCGCAGGGAGGTGGCCAGCGATGA
- a CDS encoding MCE family protein: MSNGTQMWRATEKLRIRLLGIAFFVICALFLATTIAIYNKAFVETVRVDLITDSVGNALTRNADVKVRGVNVGEVRSSRSEGGKVTLDLAIDPGKAEQIPVNATARLLPKTLFGERYVDLVIPDDASKQHLTDGVTLHQDTSGNAIEISKLLDDVMPLLQAIPPQDLASTLGALSQALSGQGLALGESVDKLDNIFRDLNGVMPDIKQDLVSFADVAATYSDALPQLVDAFDNLRTTNATIVQRRPQIDTLLATLNPTAATTADFLIANRDNIIDLAADSRPALELLATYSPTYTCALANFAKMKPRIDQLMGMGTSRPGSRVSIELTNTRGKYLPNQDEPRWLDTRGPWCVPEYPVFTDPGQYTGGPSNDGSYAVPSRNPGDQVSGKLEAPQFGVYPAANVPTTVGSATEQQTLGTIYGAANGVSPDQVPSWVTRIGAPAFRGSEVSVR, translated from the coding sequence ATGAGTAACGGCACGCAAATGTGGCGCGCGACGGAGAAGTTGCGCATCCGGCTGCTCGGTATCGCGTTCTTCGTGATCTGTGCGCTGTTCCTGGCGACGACGATCGCGATCTACAACAAGGCGTTCGTCGAGACCGTTCGGGTCGATCTCATCACCGACAGCGTGGGAAATGCGTTGACCCGCAACGCCGATGTGAAGGTGCGTGGCGTCAATGTCGGCGAGGTGCGGTCGAGCCGGTCCGAGGGCGGCAAGGTGACCCTCGACCTGGCGATCGATCCCGGCAAGGCCGAGCAGATCCCGGTCAACGCGACGGCCCGGCTGCTGCCGAAGACGCTCTTCGGTGAGCGGTATGTGGACCTGGTCATTCCCGACGATGCCAGCAAGCAGCACCTGACCGATGGTGTGACCCTCCATCAGGACACCAGCGGCAATGCCATCGAGATCAGCAAGCTGCTCGATGACGTGATGCCGCTGCTGCAGGCGATTCCGCCGCAGGATCTGGCCTCCACCCTCGGCGCACTGTCGCAGGCGCTGTCCGGCCAGGGCCTCGCGCTCGGTGAGTCGGTCGACAAGTTGGACAACATCTTCCGTGACCTCAACGGCGTCATGCCCGATATCAAGCAGGATCTGGTGAGTTTCGCCGATGTGGCCGCGACCTACTCCGATGCCCTACCGCAACTGGTCGACGCGTTCGACAATCTGCGCACCACCAACGCGACGATCGTGCAGCGCCGCCCGCAGATCGACACCCTGTTGGCCACGCTGAATCCGACCGCGGCCACCACCGCGGACTTCCTGATCGCCAACCGCGACAACATCATCGACCTGGCCGCCGACTCCCGCCCCGCGCTGGAACTGCTGGCCACCTACTCACCGACCTACACCTGCGCGCTGGCGAACTTCGCCAAGATGAAGCCGCGCATCGACCAGCTCATGGGCATGGGCACTTCGCGGCCCGGCTCGCGGGTGAGCATCGAGTTGACCAACACTCGTGGCAAATACCTGCCCAACCAGGACGAGCCGCGCTGGCTGGATACCCGAGGGCCCTGGTGCGTGCCGGAGTACCCGGTCTTCACCGATCCCGGGCAGTACACCGGCGGACCGAGTAATGACGGCTCCTATGCCGTCCCGAGCCGTAACCCTGGCGACCAGGTCAGCGGCAAGTTGGAGGCGCCGCAGTTCGGCGTGTACCCGGCCGCGAACGTGCCGACCACGGTGGGTTCGGCGACCGAACAGCAGACCCTCGGCACGATCTACGGTGCGGCGAACGGTGTTTCGCCGGACCAGGTGCCCAGCTGGGTCACCAGGATCGGTGCGCCCGCATTCCGTGGCAGCGAGGTGAGCGTGCGATGA
- a CDS encoding MlaE family ABC transporter permease translates to MYSTLARLRTPLESGFGQAGNIFALFIDVLRKTFKRPFQVREFIEQSWFIASVSILPSALVAIPFGAVVALQTGSLIKQLGAESFSGATSVLATVQQAAPVVTALIIAGAAGSAVAADLGSRTIREEIDAMEVLGVDPIQRLVVPRVLGMMLVAVLLNGLVSVVGIAGGYFFNVLLQGGTPGAYLASFSALAQLPDLWIGEIKALIFGLLAGVIAAYKGLHPKGGPKGVGDAVNQSVVITFMVLFFVNLVLTLVYLQVVPAKGA, encoded by the coding sequence GTGTATTCCACCCTGGCGCGATTGCGGACTCCTCTGGAGTCGGGGTTTGGCCAGGCCGGCAACATCTTTGCGCTGTTCATCGACGTACTGCGCAAGACGTTCAAACGGCCTTTCCAAGTGCGCGAATTCATCGAGCAGTCGTGGTTCATCGCGAGTGTCTCGATCTTGCCCAGCGCACTGGTCGCCATCCCATTCGGTGCGGTTGTCGCGCTGCAGACCGGCTCTTTGATCAAACAACTCGGCGCCGAATCCTTTAGCGGCGCTACCAGCGTGCTGGCTACCGTCCAGCAGGCCGCCCCCGTTGTCACCGCGTTGATCATCGCGGGCGCGGCCGGATCGGCGGTCGCCGCCGATCTCGGCTCGCGCACCATCCGTGAGGAGATCGACGCGATGGAAGTACTCGGCGTCGATCCGATCCAACGGCTGGTGGTGCCGCGCGTACTCGGCATGATGCTGGTCGCGGTGCTGCTCAACGGCCTGGTATCGGTGGTCGGCATCGCCGGAGGCTATTTCTTCAATGTGCTGCTGCAGGGCGGCACGCCCGGCGCCTACCTCGCTTCGTTCTCGGCACTTGCGCAGTTGCCCGACCTTTGGATCGGCGAGATCAAGGCATTGATATTTGGTCTGCTCGCCGGCGTGATCGCCGCGTACAAGGGGTTACATCCCAAAGGGGGCCCGAAAGGAGTCGGAGACGCGGTGAACCAATCCGTGGTTATCACGTTCATGGTGCTGTTCTTCGTGAACTTGGTCCTGACCCTGGTGTATTTGCAAGTCGTCCCCGCCAAGGGCGCCTGA
- a CDS encoding MCE family protein → MDDRILLGKRSPAFMGVLGLAMVLLVTISAFFLDRLPIIGAGTKYTAEFSEAAGIKKGNEVRIAGVKVGAVSDVRLDGSKVLVDFRTQDAWIGNETTASIQIKTVLGQKYLALDPKGSGPADPSKAIPLSRTVAPYDVVDAFSDAAKSIDQIDTAQLATSMQVLSEAFETTPPEIRNSIDGVARLSETLAKRDEELKKLFAATRQTTGVLADRNQQFERLLANGGQLLAELNIRQQSISQLLSGARTVSAELSALVADNEAQMGTALTNLKAAIDLLNDNQQNISKTLELAAPFYGLYANVLGTGRWFDAVIVNLVPPGLPEIPGDRPPVRTMGGN, encoded by the coding sequence ATGGACGACCGGATCCTGCTCGGTAAGCGCAGCCCCGCGTTCATGGGCGTGCTCGGCCTGGCCATGGTGCTGCTGGTGACGATCTCCGCGTTCTTCCTGGACCGGCTGCCGATCATCGGCGCAGGCACCAAGTACACCGCGGAGTTCTCCGAGGCCGCTGGCATCAAGAAGGGCAATGAGGTTCGTATCGCGGGCGTGAAAGTCGGTGCGGTATCGGATGTTCGGCTCGACGGCAGCAAGGTGCTCGTCGACTTCCGCACCCAGGACGCCTGGATCGGCAACGAGACCACCGCTTCGATCCAGATCAAGACCGTGCTCGGGCAGAAGTATCTGGCACTGGATCCGAAGGGTTCCGGGCCCGCCGATCCGAGCAAGGCGATTCCGTTGTCGCGCACGGTAGCGCCGTACGACGTGGTGGACGCGTTCAGCGATGCGGCCAAGAGCATCGATCAGATCGACACCGCGCAGCTGGCCACCAGCATGCAGGTGCTGTCGGAGGCGTTCGAGACGACCCCGCCGGAGATCCGCAACTCGATCGACGGTGTGGCCCGGCTCTCGGAGACCCTTGCCAAGCGCGATGAAGAGCTGAAGAAGTTGTTCGCGGCGACCAGGCAGACCACCGGGGTGCTCGCGGACCGCAATCAGCAGTTCGAGCGGCTGCTCGCCAACGGCGGACAGCTGTTGGCCGAGTTGAACATTCGGCAGCAGTCGATTTCACAGCTGCTCAGCGGCGCCAGGACGGTGTCGGCCGAGCTGAGTGCACTGGTCGCCGATAACGAGGCGCAGATGGGGACGGCGCTGACCAACCTGAAGGCAGCGATCGACCTGCTGAACGACAACCAGCAGAACATCTCCAAGACGCTGGAGCTCGCGGCCCCGTTCTACGGCCTGTACGCCAACGTGCTCGGTACCGGCCGCTGGTTCGACGCGGTGATCGTGAATCTGGTCCCGCCCGGCCTGCCGGAGATTCCGGGCGATCGTCCGCCGGTGCGCACCATGGGAGGTAACTGA